One segment of bacterium DNA contains the following:
- a CDS encoding lipoprotein-releasing ABC transporter permease subunit produces MKKSFELFVARRYLTAKGKDAFLSVITLISVGGVAVGVMALVVVISVMNGFEINLREKILGTTAHITVLHVGREGITDYPTVATEVERVEGVEAVAPFVFVEGILSSKHDSIGAVIRGVDMASHRDISTIEDKIVEGTMDFDVAKKSHLEPKLGGYVPPDDGIVLGVELARNLGVDLNDTVTLISPQVIWNPLAPVPPKMKNFRVVGIFDVGMYEFDSSLAYIDLETAQEFLAIPRKVNGLEVRVDDVFDAPAVSARINEAVGLPYFARDWTVTHEQLWTMLALEKHTMFVILTLIILVAAFNILSTLIMLVIEKTGEIGIMKAMGATNGAVVRIFVLNGLIIGTVGTALGLAAGLGLCRVLLKYQFIELPAEVYALRTLPVVVQPLDILLICVVALAISVAATIYPAWRAARLEPVEAIQHE; encoded by the coding sequence ATGAAAAAATCGTTCGAGCTCTTCGTCGCGCGGCGCTACCTCACCGCCAAGGGGAAGGACGCCTTCCTCTCCGTCATAACGCTCATATCCGTCGGCGGCGTGGCGGTGGGCGTTATGGCGCTCGTCGTCGTCATCAGCGTGATGAACGGCTTCGAGATCAACTTGCGCGAGAAGATCCTCGGAACCACGGCGCACATCACGGTCCTCCACGTAGGCCGCGAAGGCATCACCGACTACCCGACGGTGGCGACCGAAGTCGAGCGAGTGGAAGGGGTCGAGGCCGTGGCCCCGTTCGTCTTCGTCGAGGGAATCCTCTCGTCGAAGCACGACTCCATCGGCGCCGTCATCCGCGGCGTCGACATGGCGAGCCACCGCGATATCTCCACCATCGAGGATAAAATCGTGGAGGGAACGATGGACTTCGACGTCGCGAAGAAGTCCCATCTCGAGCCCAAGTTGGGCGGATACGTCCCGCCCGACGACGGCATCGTCCTCGGCGTCGAGCTCGCCCGCAACCTGGGCGTCGACCTCAACGACACCGTCACGCTCATCTCGCCCCAGGTCATCTGGAACCCGCTCGCGCCGGTCCCGCCCAAGATGAAAAACTTCCGCGTTGTCGGCATCTTCGACGTCGGCATGTACGAGTTCGATTCTTCCTTGGCCTATATAGACCTCGAGACGGCCCAGGAATTCCTCGCCATCCCCCGCAAGGTCAACGGCTTGGAGGTCCGGGTCGACGACGTCTTCGACGCGCCCGCCGTCTCGGCCCGCATCAACGAGGCCGTCGGCCTGCCCTACTTCGCCCGCGACTGGACCGTTACCCACGAACAGCTCTGGACCATGTTGGCGCTGGAAAAGCACACCATGTTCGTCATCCTCACACTTATTATATTGGTCGCGGCGTTCAATATCCTCTCCACGCTCATCATGCTCGTCATCGAGAAGACGGGCGAAATCGGCATTATGAAGGCTATGGGTGCGACTAACGGCGCCGTCGTGCGCATCTTCGTACTCAACGGGCTCATTATTGGAACGGTGGGGACGGCGCTCGGCCTGGCCGCGGGCTTGGGGCTCTGCCGTGTTCTCCTAAAGTACCAATTCATCGAGTTGCCGGCGGAAGTATACGCGCTGCGGACGCTGCCCGTCGTCGTCCAACCCCTGGATATTTTATTAATCTGCGTCGTGGCGCTGGCGATAAGCGTAGCCGCGACGATATACCCGGCCTGGCGCGCGGCGCGGCTCGAGCCGGTAGAAGCGATCCAACATGAATAA
- a CDS encoding 6-bladed beta-propeller produces the protein MKRVPTLIILSIAMAAAAPAEFKYAGQWGSPGTAAGEFNAPTGIAVAPNGNVYVADEFNHRIQYFTAAGSFLGRWGSRGSGKGQFVYPSDVAVALNGNVYVADFDNNRVQYFKPNGAYLGQWGEFGILPRFFDKPHGVAVNRGGNVYVADTYNNRVQYFTRAGSFLGSWGTKGAADGQFDQPISIAVAPHGNVYIADRLNNRVQYFDAEGVFRGKWGTKGFGWGQFEYPSAIAAGPDYRIYVTDYSWHQVQYFTASGSFLGKWGSKGTGDGEFNFPDGVAISPAGTRAYVADTGNNRVQYFKRVEPAIAPTSLGRVKALFK, from the coding sequence ATGAAACGAGTACCGACGCTAATCATTCTCTCAATTGCTATGGCCGCGGCCGCCCCGGCCGAGTTTAAATACGCCGGTCAGTGGGGCTCACCGGGAACCGCCGCGGGAGAATTCAACGCGCCGACGGGGATAGCCGTCGCGCCCAACGGCAACGTCTACGTCGCCGACGAGTTCAACCACCGCATCCAGTACTTCACCGCCGCCGGCAGTTTCCTCGGCCGGTGGGGCTCGCGCGGTTCCGGCAAAGGCCAATTCGTTTACCCCTCGGACGTGGCGGTCGCCCTCAACGGCAACGTCTACGTAGCCGACTTCGACAATAACCGGGTCCAATACTTCAAACCGAACGGCGCGTACCTGGGCCAGTGGGGCGAGTTCGGCATCTTACCGCGTTTCTTCGATAAACCGCACGGCGTCGCGGTGAACCGCGGCGGCAACGTCTACGTGGCGGATACCTATAACAATCGCGTGCAGTACTTCACTCGAGCCGGCAGCTTCCTGGGCTCCTGGGGTACTAAAGGCGCCGCCGACGGCCAATTCGACCAACCCATTAGCATCGCGGTCGCGCCCCACGGCAACGTCTACATCGCGGACCGGCTCAACAACCGGGTGCAGTACTTCGACGCCGAGGGCGTCTTCCGCGGTAAATGGGGCACGAAAGGTTTCGGCTGGGGGCAATTCGAGTACCCCTCGGCCATAGCGGCCGGCCCCGATTACCGCATCTACGTTACCGACTACTCGTGGCACCAGGTCCAGTATTTTACGGCCTCCGGCAGCTTCCTCGGCAAATGGGGCAGTAAGGGGACCGGCGACGGCGAATTCAACTTCCCCGACGGCGTCGCCATCTCGCCCGCCGGTACGCGCGCGTACGTAGCGGATACCGGCAACAACCGCGTCCAGTACTTCAAGCGCGTCGAGCCCGCAATCGCGCCGACGTCACTCGGGCGCGTGAAAGCTTTGTTTAAGTAA
- a CDS encoding 6-bladed beta-propeller: MKKIVTTAALLLATAAAFAEFAYEGKWGAQGSGEGQFDHPWDVAVAPGGRVFVTDRHNHRVQYFTATGSYRGKWGAYGTGAGKFRFPSGVAVSANGVYVGDSLNHRVQRFTNAGSFQGSWGERGTGEGEFNKPLGVATAPNGNVYVVDAGNCRVQYFSPAGSFVGSWGAPGNGPGQFDEPRGIAVGENGTVYVADAGNHRVQRFSPAGSFVASWGTRGSGDGQFDTPCGVAFGPGGNVYILDCYNHRVQYFAPAGSFLGKWGSFGTGDGRLNYAWGVAATRWSRGDTSTVRVYVADTNNNRVQYFKDLQPAVEPTSLGRVKCLFK, encoded by the coding sequence ATGAAAAAGATAGTCACGACAGCGGCCTTACTTCTGGCCACCGCGGCGGCGTTCGCCGAGTTCGCGTACGAAGGAAAGTGGGGTGCGCAAGGGTCCGGTGAAGGCCAGTTCGACCACCCGTGGGACGTGGCCGTCGCCCCCGGCGGCCGCGTTTTCGTTACCGACCGCCACAACCATCGCGTCCAGTACTTCACGGCGACCGGGAGTTACCGGGGGAAATGGGGGGCGTACGGTACCGGCGCGGGCAAGTTTCGCTTTCCCTCCGGGGTCGCCGTGTCCGCGAACGGCGTATACGTCGGCGATTCGCTGAACCACCGGGTCCAACGTTTCACCAACGCGGGGAGTTTCCAGGGCTCCTGGGGCGAACGCGGTACCGGCGAGGGCGAATTCAACAAACCGCTCGGGGTGGCCACGGCGCCTAACGGCAACGTATACGTCGTCGACGCCGGCAACTGCCGCGTCCAGTACTTCTCGCCGGCGGGGAGCTTCGTCGGCAGCTGGGGCGCGCCGGGCAACGGCCCGGGCCAATTCGACGAGCCCCGGGGAATAGCAGTAGGCGAAAACGGCACCGTTTACGTAGCGGACGCCGGGAATCACCGCGTGCAGCGTTTTTCCCCCGCCGGAAGCTTCGTAGCGTCCTGGGGCACGCGGGGAAGCGGCGACGGCCAATTCGACACGCCGTGCGGCGTCGCCTTCGGCCCGGGCGGGAACGTGTACATCCTGGATTGCTACAACCACCGCGTCCAATACTTCGCGCCGGCCGGCAGTTTCCTCGGCAAGTGGGGTTCATTCGGAACCGGCGACGGCCGGCTCAATTACGCGTGGGGCGTCGCCGCTACGCGGTGGAGCCGCGGCGATACGTCGACCGTACGAGTCTACGTTGCGGATACCAACAACAACCGCGTCCAGTATTTCAAAGACCTCCAACCCGCGGTCGAGCCGACGTCGTTGGGGCGCGTAAAATGCCTATTTAAATAA
- a CDS encoding 6-bladed beta-propeller yields the protein MKHIYYIATALASALPTAAAATYVYEGQWGRLGTGHGAFTEVSGVAVAPNGNVYVSDRRNDCIQYFTAGGSYLGKWGTPGNGPGQFDGPYGLAVAPNGAVYVADTDNDRVQYFTAAGSYLGRWGRPGSRAGDFDTPLGVAVARGGNVFVTDAENDRVQRFTPNGGYLGKWGRSGKGDGQFDFPTDVALAPDGRAYVVDAANARVQYFTAFGTFLGKWGSLGYGEGQFFYPKAIAVSGDERVFVTEDFNHRVQHFTTSGSFLGTWGSLGRGGGEFNEPRGVATFNDGKRVYVADTDNDRVQFFRRVAYGVEPCSLGRVKALFE from the coding sequence ATGAAACACATTTATTATATCGCGACGGCGCTCGCGTCGGCGCTGCCCACGGCCGCGGCGGCGACGTACGTATACGAAGGGCAATGGGGCCGGTTGGGTACGGGCCACGGCGCGTTCACGGAGGTCTCCGGCGTCGCGGTGGCGCCGAACGGGAACGTTTACGTATCCGACCGGCGCAACGATTGTATCCAATACTTCACGGCCGGCGGCAGTTACCTCGGGAAGTGGGGGACGCCGGGAAACGGGCCCGGGCAATTCGACGGGCCGTACGGCCTGGCCGTGGCGCCGAACGGAGCGGTATACGTCGCCGATACGGATAACGACCGCGTCCAATACTTCACCGCGGCCGGCAGCTACCTCGGCCGGTGGGGCCGGCCGGGGTCAAGGGCGGGGGATTTCGATACGCCCCTCGGCGTCGCGGTCGCGCGCGGCGGGAACGTCTTCGTCACCGACGCCGAGAACGACCGCGTACAACGGTTCACCCCCAACGGCGGTTACCTCGGGAAGTGGGGCCGCAGCGGCAAAGGCGACGGCCAATTCGACTTCCCCACCGACGTCGCCCTCGCGCCGGACGGCCGCGCGTACGTGGTCGATGCCGCCAACGCCCGGGTCCAATATTTCACCGCGTTCGGTACGTTCCTGGGCAAATGGGGTTCGCTCGGCTACGGCGAAGGCCAATTCTTCTACCCGAAAGCCATAGCGGTCTCGGGCGACGAGCGGGTATTCGTGACGGAGGATTTCAACCACCGCGTCCAGCATTTTACGACGAGCGGCAGCTTCCTGGGGACGTGGGGTTCGCTCGGAAGGGGCGGCGGAGAATTCAACGAACCTCGGGGCGTCGCGACGTTTAACGACGGCAAACGCGTCTACGTCGCCGATACGGATAACGACCGCGTCCAATTCTTCCGGCGCGTGGCATACGGCGTCGAGCCGTGCTCGCTCGGGCGCGTCAAAGCGCTTTTCGAATGA
- a CDS encoding ABC transporter permease produces MKYWLHLARAHFTAEFITLLRYPFDLASLYLIVTLPLVGIFLGVYAFVPAGLVMGSTMASVYVGYIFWTFYVLTVQQAAWEIKEAATKGYIEREFLTPAGHGPTIVAKILAVSTTGLFHYAVISITCALICRFRLTVDVLSVLFIFFFCYVFLAGVGLTVAGFALVFKRIGNLIVLVQFILIVLSFAALGSYHPAAETALRWFPYTQSVRLLRAVLLDGKGFSYVTQPANVVPLVAGALAFFGAGYLAFRWLDRAAMDRGLIGQF; encoded by the coding sequence GTGAAATATTGGCTTCACCTCGCGCGCGCCCACTTCACCGCGGAATTTATTACGCTGTTGCGTTACCCGTTCGACCTGGCGTCGCTGTACCTCATCGTAACGCTACCTTTAGTCGGCATATTCCTGGGCGTTTACGCCTTCGTCCCCGCCGGCCTCGTTATGGGCAGTACGATGGCGTCGGTCTACGTGGGCTACATATTCTGGACGTTCTACGTGCTCACCGTGCAACAGGCGGCTTGGGAAATAAAGGAGGCCGCGACTAAGGGTTATATCGAGCGCGAGTTCCTCACCCCCGCGGGGCACGGCCCGACCATCGTCGCGAAAATATTAGCGGTAAGCACGACCGGCCTGTTTCACTACGCTGTGATCTCCATAACATGCGCGCTGATTTGCCGCTTCAGGTTGACCGTAGACGTGCTGAGCGTACTATTCATATTCTTTTTTTGTTACGTTTTCCTCGCCGGCGTCGGCCTCACGGTCGCCGGCTTCGCGCTCGTGTTCAAACGCATAGGCAATCTGATCGTGTTAGTTCAATTTATATTGATCGTACTCTCGTTCGCGGCGTTGGGCTCCTACCACCCGGCCGCGGAAACCGCGCTGCGGTGGTTCCCCTATACACAGTCGGTACGGTTATTACGCGCCGTCCTACTCGACGGCAAAGGCTTTTCGTACGTGACCCAACCCGCGAACGTCGTGCCGCTGGTCGCGGGGGCGTTAGCTTTCTTCGGCGCGGGGTACCTTGCGTTCCGGTGGCTCGACCGCGCCGCTATGGACCGCGGATTAATCGGCCAGTTCTAA
- a CDS encoding ABC transporter ATP-binding protein, giving the protein MTDGLGLKLVGLKKTYPKAFRRPAVEAIKNLDLDVRDGEVVGLLGPNGAGKTTAIKAICGLLNPTAGEIFIGPYSLARERRRALARMAVVLEGDRNLRFRLTVKENVTFFTTIAGCDRRRVKEETPAALERFHLAGKADEQVRNLSKGQKQILSVAIAFLTRAELVLLDEPTLGLDVQTSQELQTIIREMAREGRAVLLTTHEMAVAQKVADRVAIVTEGRLVTFKPTEELLELFRYHQYTIHLRWPETAPGTVDFGDGDVEIIPAGDHKRDLTLRLHTDKKDRLYEILAKLRSEECDILEVARHQPDLERVFLSIVEGEGKQSR; this is encoded by the coding sequence ATGACGGACGGACTCGGCTTAAAACTCGTAGGCCTTAAGAAGACGTACCCGAAGGCGTTCCGGCGGCCGGCGGTGGAGGCGATTAAAAATCTCGACCTCGACGTGCGGGACGGCGAGGTCGTGGGGCTTCTCGGACCTAACGGCGCCGGCAAGACGACGGCGATAAAGGCCATCTGCGGTTTGTTGAACCCGACCGCGGGCGAAATATTCATAGGCCCATATTCGCTCGCGCGCGAGCGCCGGCGGGCGCTGGCGCGCATGGCGGTGGTGCTCGAGGGGGACCGCAACCTCCGCTTTCGGCTAACGGTGAAAGAAAACGTAACCTTTTTCACCACCATAGCCGGGTGCGACCGGCGGCGCGTCAAGGAAGAGACGCCGGCGGCTCTAGAGCGGTTTCACCTAGCAGGGAAAGCCGACGAGCAAGTACGGAACCTTTCAAAGGGCCAGAAACAGATCCTATCGGTCGCCATCGCGTTCCTTACGCGGGCTGAGCTCGTCCTACTCGACGAGCCGACGCTGGGGCTGGACGTCCAAACGTCGCAGGAACTCCAAACCATCATCCGCGAGATGGCCCGGGAGGGTCGCGCGGTGTTGCTGACCACTCACGAGATGGCGGTCGCGCAAAAGGTCGCGGACCGCGTCGCCATCGTCACCGAAGGGCGGTTGGTTACGTTTAAGCCGACGGAAGAACTCCTGGAACTTTTCCGTTATCACCAATACACCATCCACCTTCGTTGGCCGGAAACGGCGCCCGGAACCGTCGACTTCGGCGACGGCGACGTCGAAATTATACCCGCCGGCGACCATAAACGTGATTTAACCCTCCGCCTCCATACGGACAAGAAGGACCGTTTATACGAAATCCTGGCGAAGCTGCGAAGCGAGGAATGTGATATATTGGAGGTCGCCCGCCACCAACCCGACCTCGAGCGGGTGTTCCTCTCGATAGTCGAGGGCGAAGGGAAGCAGTCACGGTGA
- a CDS encoding DUF6064 family protein, with product MVTAEAFISFLAEFNRAVFPAHVIFYLLAVGAAFLVFARPGKWADVAAKGTLAVLWAWLGIFYMIMFYTRINSAGYAWGALFLLQAVFFAVEIFWPKIEFRPYGHPKLGHVGATVAGWSLVGYPVTALIFKHGWPELALFGCATPIAIFTCGMLLFTFDRKPRWRFTFIPFLWSVVGGLGPAVQWRYYEDYALFLAGLILLAAWIWASYKYKKKKQS from the coding sequence ATGGTAACCGCGGAGGCATTTATTTCGTTCCTTGCCGAGTTCAACCGCGCCGTCTTCCCGGCGCACGTCATCTTCTACCTGCTCGCGGTCGGCGCCGCGTTCCTCGTCTTCGCGCGCCCCGGCAAGTGGGCCGACGTCGCGGCCAAAGGTACGCTGGCGGTCCTTTGGGCGTGGCTCGGCATCTTTTATATGATAATGTTTTACACGCGGATTAATTCCGCCGGCTACGCCTGGGGGGCGCTGTTCCTACTGCAGGCGGTTTTCTTCGCCGTCGAAATCTTTTGGCCCAAAATCGAATTCCGGCCTTACGGCCACCCGAAGTTAGGCCACGTCGGCGCGACCGTCGCCGGCTGGTCGCTGGTGGGTTACCCGGTAACGGCGCTGATATTCAAACACGGTTGGCCCGAGCTCGCGCTCTTCGGCTGCGCGACGCCGATAGCGATATTCACGTGCGGGATGCTGCTCTTTACCTTCGACCGCAAGCCGCGCTGGCGCTTCACGTTCATACCGTTCCTGTGGTCCGTCGTGGGCGGCCTCGGCCCCGCGGTGCAGTGGCGCTACTACGAAGACTACGCCCTTTTTCTGGCGGGCCTTATACTCCTCGCCGCCTGGATATGGGCCTCGTATAAATACAAGAAGAAGAAGCAATCATGA
- a CDS encoding DUF6064 family protein, translating to MPTYTAAVEEIEIPTRELVLGLVGVYNRAYWPAAAFGAAVALAAVAFVLVKPGAFSDLIVKILLNLLWLWTGVIFFWGRFAPEFHVAYLFAFAFILQGTFFFMDAFFGTLEFRPFKSAPTLLIGCGLLAAAGVLHPIVSSWSGRGWPALRLVGTAPAPTAAFTLALLTFTLHKPRPLFFVIPAAWALIAGVCVAQAWRFYEELIPAGVAAVAVLCFVAALCRTLPARESETAGGATSW from the coding sequence ATGCCAACGTACACCGCCGCCGTAGAAGAGATAGAAATCCCCACCCGCGAGCTCGTCTTAGGGCTCGTCGGCGTATATAACCGCGCGTACTGGCCCGCGGCGGCCTTCGGCGCCGCCGTCGCTTTGGCCGCGGTCGCGTTCGTATTGGTCAAACCCGGCGCCTTCAGCGACTTAATAGTCAAAATCTTGCTCAACTTGCTTTGGCTCTGGACCGGCGTTATCTTCTTTTGGGGGCGCTTCGCGCCCGAGTTCCACGTCGCTTACCTCTTCGCCTTCGCCTTTATACTGCAGGGTACTTTTTTCTTTATGGACGCTTTCTTCGGAACGTTGGAATTTCGACCCTTTAAAAGCGCCCCCACCCTACTAATAGGGTGCGGCCTGCTCGCCGCCGCCGGGGTCTTACACCCTATTGTCTCGAGCTGGTCGGGCCGCGGTTGGCCCGCGCTGCGGCTCGTCGGCACGGCGCCGGCGCCCACCGCGGCGTTCACGTTGGCCCTACTCACGTTCACGCTCCATAAGCCGAGGCCGCTGTTTTTCGTAATCCCGGCGGCCTGGGCGCTAATCGCCGGCGTCTGCGTCGCGCAGGCCTGGCGCTTTTACGAGGAATTGATCCCGGCCGGCGTCGCGGCCGTGGCCGTACTTTGTTTCGTAGCCGCCCTGTGCCGAACGTTGCCCGCACGAGAATCTGAAACCGCTGGAGGAGCTACTTCATGGTAA